In Actinoplanes octamycinicus, the genomic window GCCAGGTGCGGACCAGCGGGGTGCGGGCGAAGATCGCCACGCCGGCCAGCTGCAGCACCGCGGCGACGAGCAGACCGGCCGGCGGCCCGGCGACACCGACCGCGGCGAGAGTGACCAGCGGACCGGTCACGTAGATCACCTCTTGCACCGCGATGTCCAGCGAATAGGCCGCGGCGACCGCGTCCGCCTCGACCAGATCCGGCCAGAGCGCGCGCAGGCAGGCCTCCAGCGGCGGGGTGCCGAGCCCGGCCAGCACCGCACCGGTCAGCGTCGCCGGCAGGGCATGACCACCGGCCGCGACCAGGACGAACCCGAGGCCGGACAGCACCGCGGAACCCCACAGCACGGGCGGCTGGCGCCAGCGGTCGACGATCCGGGCGAGCACCGGCGCGCTGACCGCCATGCCCGCGGTGTAGGCGCCGACGACCAGGCCGGCCACGGCGAGGCTGTGCGCCTCGCGGGCGAAGAGCAGGAGGGCGAGGGGCGCGGACGCCATCGGCAGGCGTCCGGTCTGGCTCGCGATCAAAAGCCGTTTGACGTACGGGGTACCGAGCAGTTTCGTGAGGGCGGACATGCGTCGCTCTTTCGTTCCGAGGTGGGGGCGCTCTTGTTCCGGGTGCGTGGACCCGGCCCGCAGGCGCGGACGGGTCGTGCGGTGCGGTGGAAGAGCGAACCTCAGGGCGCGAAATCAGCCCGATCGTGATCGAGCCCGTAGAGCGGCAGATCCGGAGTGACCCAGCCGGCATAGGCGGCGGCGATGGCGTCGATCGGGGTCACACCGCGCACCCTACCGAATCCGGCCGCCCCCGTCCCAGCCGCCGCCGCGGCCCTCCCAGCGACCCGGCCCCGTCCCGGCCGCCGTCACCCGCGGCCCGCCTCCGTTTGGCGTCGTCACTCTCCTCAGCGACCCGACCCTGTCCTGGCCGCCGCCGCCACCGTCGCAGCGGCCCGCCTCCGTTTCGCCCGCCGTCACCCTCCCGGCGGCGCGGCCCTGTCCTGGCCGCTGCCACCCTCGCGGCGGCCCGCCTCCGTTTTGGCCGCCGTCACCCTCTCGGCGGCTCGGCCCTGTCCTGGCCGCCGGCGCCTCCGGACCAGCGCTCCCGGCCCGCGGACTTCGCACACCCACCCACCAGGACGCGCGGCCAGCCCACAGCGCCCCCGGGCGGCCCTCGGCGCCTGGAAGCAGTGGGGCGGCGCACTGGCCGTCAGAGGCGGCGGATGACCGACACCACCTTGCCCAGGATCACCGCGTCGTCGCCGGGAATCACCGCATAGCTCGCATTCTGCGGCACCAGCTCGACGTGCCCGTCCCGGCGCTGGAAGGTCTTGACCGTCGCCTCGCCGTCGATCATGGCGGCGACGATCTCGCCGTTCTCCGCGACCGGCTGCTGCCGGACCACGACCACGTCCCCGTCGCAGATGGCCGCGTCGATCATCGAGTCACCTTTGACGTTCAGCGCGAACAGCGTCCCGTGCCCGACCATCCCGGCCGAGACCACCAGCTGATCCGTCACATGCTCCTCGGCCAGGATCGGCGCGCCGGCCGCGATGTCACCGAGCACCGGAACCGCCCGCACCTGATCAGCCCGGATCAGCTCCCGAACCTCAGCCAGGCCGCCCGCACCCGCCACCGAAGAAGCCGCGTTCTCGGCCGCGCCCGCCACCGAAGAAGCCGCGCCGCCGACTGCACCCCCCGCCGAAGAAGCCGTGCCGCCGGTCACACCCGAGGGGATCGCGTGGGGCTCCCGCACGTCCACCGCGCGCGAGCCATGCGGCTGCCGGCGCAGCAGCC contains:
- the lexA gene encoding transcriptional repressor LexA, giving the protein MSVDAGDEPRPRITAKQERILAVIRDSVRERGFPPTVREIGAAVGLVSPSSVAHHLKVLERHGLLRRQPHGSRAVDVREPHAIPSGVTGGTASSAGGAVGGAASSVAGAAENAASSVAGAGGLAEVRELIRADQVRAVPVLGDIAAGAPILAEEHVTDQLVVSAGMVGHGTLFALNVKGDSMIDAAICDGDVVVVRQQPVAENGEIVAAMIDGEATVKTFQRRDGHVELVPQNASYAVIPGDDAVILGKVVSVIRRL